The Lycium barbarum isolate Lr01 chromosome 12, ASM1917538v2, whole genome shotgun sequence genome includes a region encoding these proteins:
- the LOC132621675 gene encoding cytochrome P450 84A1-like, which produces MKEMVQKNITSILEAMQAKPMLLFFFVIPLFLFIFSTSRRKRYPPGPRGWPLIGNMMMMDQLTHRGLAKLAQKYGGIFHLKMGYVHKIVVSGKEEARQVLQVQDNIYSNRPATVAISYLTYDRADMAFADYGPFWRQMRKLCVMKLFSRRRAESWDSVRDEVDSMVRIVTTNTGTSVNLGELVFGLTSNIIYRAAFGTCSVEGKDEFIKILQEFSKLFGAFNISDFIPWLGWVGQQGLNVRLAKARAELDGFIDSIIDDHIERKKANVNGTNEDGDRETDMVDELLAFYGEEAKVNESEDNLQNAIRINRDNIKAIIMDVMFGGTETVASAIEWAMAELMRSPEDLKKVQQELVNVVGLDRKVEESDIEKLTYLKCCLKETLRLHPPIPLLLHETAEESTMSGYYIPAKSHVIVNTFAINRDKHSWEDPETYKPSRFLKEGMPDFKGGNFEFLPFGSGRRSCPGMQLGLYALDMAVAHLLHCFTWELPDGMKPSELNMDDIFGLTAPRANRLVAVPSPRLLCPLY; this is translated from the exons ATGAAAGAGATGGTGCAAAAAAATATCACTTCAATTCTTGAAGCTATGCAAGCTAAGCCCATGCTACTCTTCTTCTTCGTTATCCCTCTCTTCTTATTCATTTTCTCCACGTCTCGCCGGAAACGTTATCCTCCAGGCCCAAGAGGGTGGCCTCTCATTGGTAATATGATGATGATGGACCAGTTAACTCACCGTGGACTTGCCAAATTAGCCCAAAAATATGGCGGCATTTTTCACCTTAAAATGGGTTATGTCCACAAAATTGTAGTCTCTGGCAAAGAAGAAGCTCGGCAAGTACTACAG GTACAAGACAACATATATTCGAACCGTCCAGCGACCGTAGCAATCAGTTACCTAACATACGACCGTGCGGACATGGCTTTTGCTGACTATGGACCCTTCTGGCGCCAGATGAGAAAATTATGTGTCATGAAACTCTTCAGTCGCAGACGAGCTGAGTCATGGGACTCAGTTCGTGACGAAGTGGATTCAATGGTCAGGATTGTGACAACCAACACGGGCACATCCGTCAACTTAGGGGAACTTGTTTTCGGTCTCACTAGTAACATTATCTACCGAGCTGCTTTCGGAACTTGTTCGGTAGAAGGAAAAGACGAGTTCATTAAAATTTTGCAAGAATTTTCTAAGCTATTTGGCGCGTTTAATATTTCTGATTTCATACCATGGCTAGGGTGGGTTGGCCAGCAAGGTCTAAATGTTAGACTTGCTAAAGCACGTGCCGAGCTTGATGGGTTCATCGATTCAATTATTGATGACCATATTGAGAGAAAGAAGGCTAATGTTAATGGTACTAACGAGGATGGTGATCGAGAAACTGATATGGTGGACGAGCTTTTAGCGTTTTACGGTGAGGAAGCAAAAGTAAATGAGTCGGAAGATAATTTGCAGAATGCTATCAGGATTAATAGGGATAATATCAAAGCTATCATCATG GATGTAATGTTTGGAGGGACAGAAACAGTGGCTTCTGCAATTGAATGGGCTATGGCAGAGCTTATGAGAAGTCCTGAGGACCTTAAAAAGGTGCAACAAGAACTAGTTAACGTTGTTGGACTCGACAGGAAGGTCGAAGAATCCGACATTGAAAAATTAACCTACTTAAAATGTTGTCTAAAAGAAACTCTACGTCTCCACCCTCCAATCCCTCTCCTCCTCCATGAAACCGCGGAGGAATCCACCATGTCCGGCTATTATATTCCGGCAAAGTCACATGTTATAGTCAACACATTTGCCATTAATCGTGACAAACATTCATGGGAAGATCCTGAAACTTATAAACCATCTAGGTTTCTCAAAGAAGGTATGCCTGATTTTAAAGGAGGTAACTTTGAGTTTTTACCATTTGGGTCGGGCCGGAGGTCTTGCCCCGGTATGCAACTTGGGCTTTATGCATTGGATATGGCTGTGGCCCATCTTCTTCATTGCTTTACTTGGGAATTACCTGATGGGATGAAACCAAGTGAGCTTAACATGGATGATATTTTTGGACTCACTGCTCCAAGGGCTAATCGATTAGTGGCTGTGCCTAGTCCACGTTTATTATGTCCACTTTATTGA